From a single Fusarium fujikuroi IMI 58289 draft genome, chromosome FFUJ_chr03 genomic region:
- a CDS encoding related to ADH5-alcohol dehydrogenase V produces the protein MTSMAPSSLGIAGHEGAGVVVAVGDDVSAIWKVGDRAAVQWVGSTCGVCEMCTNGLDEVHCPKAVHHAVDLAGTFQEYCVADGRYTNKIPDGVKDEDAGPIMCGGFSAYAACKRAAVKPGEWLIILGAGGGVGHFALQYAKAMGIKVIAVDKGREKEETCRRLGADTFIDSSSDVVAEVTRITTYGAHGVLLATPSKEAYDITPHTLRSHALQALGIPNHPAVMAGTMAALVVGKRLNIVGSLVGTKREADEALDFVTRGLIHPILTKGTLHDIDKFYDMLQEGSLLGRAVIKVSS, from the exons ATGACATCCATGGCTCCCTCGTCACTCGGCATCGCGGGTCATGAAGGAGCGGGAGTAGTTGTGGCTGTCGGCGATGATGTTTCTGCCATTTGGAAAGTTGGCGATCGGGCTGCGGTGCAGTGGGTTGGTTCAACCTGCGGCGTCTGCGAGATGTGCACCAACGGCTTGGATGAGGTTCATTGCCCAAAAGCCGTCCACCATGCCGTCGATTTAGCGGGCACCTTTCAGGAGTACTGTGTCGCTGATGGGCGTTACACTAACAAGATACCAGACGGTgtcaaggatgaagatgctggtcCAATCATGTGCGGAGGCTTCTCGGCGTACGCGGCTTGTAAGCGTGCTGCTGTCAAGCCTGGAGAGTGGCTTATCATCCTCGGTGCGGGTGGAGGTGTAGGACATTTTGCGCTGCAGTATGCAAAAGCCATGGGAATCAAGGTAATCGCTGTTGACAAGGGGagggaaaaagaagaaacatgtCGCAGATTAGGAGCCGACACCTTTATTGATTCTTCCAGTGATGTCGTGGCCGAGGTAACGAGAATCACTACCTATGGGGCCCACGGGGTTCTGCTGGCCACCCCCTCGAAGGAGGCATATGATATCACGCCACATACTCTAAGG TCACATGCTCTACAGGCACTTGGCATTCCAAACCATCCCGCTGTTATGGCTGGAACGATGGCTGCGCTGGTCGTCGGGAAGAGGTTAAACATTGTTGGGAGTCTTGTTGGCACCAAAAGGGAAGCCGATGAAGCACTTGACTTTGTAACGAGGGGATTGATCCATCCGATTTTAACTAAGGGGACTTTGCATGACATTGATAAATTCTATGATATGCTTCAGGAGGGCAGTCTCCTGGGACGAGCTGTGATTAAGGTTTCTTCTTAG
- a CDS encoding probable dityrosine transporter, whose protein sequence is MANQEMPKPTRPNSSILSRPVKSGSSPHDHEPRSGDTDLSQPNHLLEIGPSIDSPEPPYTFFSDWEKVGIIILVSFLAMISPLSSTVFLPAIPSIAKDMDVSISLVNLTVTTYLIFQGITPSFIGNFSDTYGRRPAYMICCAIYLAANIGLALQNNYTALMILRCLQSCGSSATIALGSATSADMVTRAERGKYLGYAAMGVTLGPALGPVIGGLLDHYLGWRSIFWFLTIFSAALFLVIFIFLPETCRNVVGNGGISPPWWNMSLIGYLKQRKQEHVETVVEQPSRKRPNPFASLKILFDKETGLILGFSALMYGGYYMVLSTLSAQLTSRFNYSSVVIGLCYLPMGVGSICYRYTAGFVMDWNFRRYAKRQGIEIVKNRQQDLKLLPIERMRIEISLPFVYMACAMIIIYGWVMDQKLALAGIEIPLFFLALSISGAMNNLNTLIVDLNTHSAATAVAANNLARCLVGAGAVAVADPMINEWGLGWTSVFVSGVWVIFSILLWVVMWKGHNWRVKKQEKQDNDGC, encoded by the exons ATGGCGAACCAAGAAATGCCTAAGCCAACAAGACCTAATTCATCAATATTGAGTAGACCTGTAAAGTCAGGCAGTTCACCACATGACCACGAGCCGAGGTCAGGAGATACAGACCTCTCACAGCCAAACCATCTCTTGGAAATTGGGCCCTCGATCGACAGTCCGGAGCCTCCATATACATTTTTCTCCGACTGGGAAAAGGTCGGCATCATTATCTTGGTATCATTTTTAGCAATGATATCCCCCTTATCCAGTACAGTGTTTCTCCCAGCAATTCCTTCCATTGCGAAAGATATGGATGTATCTATTTCTCTTGTAAACCTAACAGTTACAACATATCTG ATCTTTCAAGGAATTACACCCTCGTTCATCGGAAATTTTTCAGACACTTATGGGCGTAGACCAGCATACATGATTTGCTGTGCTATCTATCTCGCGGCCAACATCGGTCTCGCCTTGCAGAATAATTACACCGCCCTAATGATTCTGCGGTGCCTCCAGAGTTGTGGAAGCAGTGCAACTATAGCCCTCGGTAGTGCGACATCCGCCGATATGGTGACCCGAGCCGAGCGCGGGAAATATCTTGGCTACGCCGCTATGGGAGTCACCCTTGGCCCTGCCCTTGGACCTGTGATAGGTGGTCTTCTCGATCACTATCTTGGCTGGAGGTCTATCTTTTGGTTCCTCACGATCTTTTCCGCAGCCCTATTTCTCGTCATCTTTATCTTTCTCCCAGAGACTTGTCGAAACGTTGTTGGCAATGGAGGTATTAGTCCACCGTGGTGGAACATGTCACTTATTGGATATCTCAAGCAGCGAAAGCAGGAACACGTCGAAACCGTGGTCGAACAACCTAGTCGTAAACGACCGAATCCATTCGCTTCCCTAAAAATCCTCTTCGACAAAGAAACCGGCCTGATTCTCGGCTTCAGTGCTCTTATGTATGGCGGCTACTACATGGTGCTGTCAACGCTCTCGGCTCAATTGACTTCACGGTTCAATTACTCGTCTGTCGTGATCGGACTGTGCTATCTACCCATGGGAGTTGGAAGCATATGCTATCGATACACAGCTGGTTTCGTAATGGACTGGAACTTCCGACGATATGCCAAGAGACAAGGCATAGAAATTGTCAAAAACCGACAGCAAGACCTCAAACTCCTCCCTATTGAGAGAATGAGGATCGAGATATCCCTGCCATTTGTATACATGGCCTGTGCGATGATAATCATTTATGGTTGGGTTATGGATCAGAAACTGGCGCTTGCAGGAATCGAGATTCCCTTGTTTTTCCTTGCGTTGTCTATTTCTGGTGCAATGAACAACTTGAACACCCTCATCGTCGATCTCAACACACATTCTGCAGCGACAGCCGTGGCAGCGAATAACCTCGCCAGGTGCTTGGTCGGAGCAGGGGCTGTGGCAGTTGCTGATCCCATGATAAACGAATGGGGCTTGGGGTGGACTTCCGTTTTTGTCTCAGGAGTGTGGGTAATCTTCAGCATTCTTCTTTGGGTAGTTATGTGGAAAGGCCATAATTGGAGGGTGAAAAAACAGGAGAAACAGGATAATGATGGCTGCTAA
- a CDS encoding related to lignostilbene alpha,beta-dioxygenase I: MSAPEEHHGLKSKWPQAFDLAGSNSPCRIEGEIGDLVVLGEIPPAIDGTFYRVMCDPFVPPHPDNVPLDGDGHVSAFRIYNGRVDMKIKYVETERYKLERKAGKALFGLYRNPFTHHPCVRAAVDSTANTNMVYWADRLLALKESALPYEMHPDTLETLCYDPFGGQVKAKAFTAHPKIDPFSDELVVYGYEAKGLATRDIVIYSLDKNGIKHDEQWIESPWCAPIHDCVITPNFIVLILWPFEASVERMKAGKQHWAWDYSLPATFIVVPRRKTSKIPASWKQGEHRVYHWKNCMNIHAGSAWEEDNGKLYLETSRVHDNAFPFFPPVDGRMPAPDAKADFVRWEIDLNAPSGTQMADPEVILDVPSEFPRIDERFMTKRNEYLFLNVFIPETSQGGTNIFHGLNGLAMHNHSTGETKWFFAGKDSLVQEPIFIPRTADAPEGDGWVIAMLERRVANRSELVVLDTREFEKPVAFIQLPMHLKAQVHGNWIDSRTRASTEAIVRQIGEVKVSARGALEPLA, translated from the coding sequence ATGTCTGCACCTGAAGAACATCATGGCCTCAAGTCCAAATGGCCCCAAGCCTTCGATCTGGCTGGTTCAAACTCTCCCTGTCGAATTGAAGGAGAAATAGGCGATCTCGTGGTCCTCGGCGAAATTCCACCCGCTATCGACGGAACTTTCTACCGAGTCATGTGCGATCCCTTCGTCCCTCCTCACCCTGATAATGTTCCTCTCGACGGCGACGGTCACGTCTCTGCCTTTAGGATCTACAACGGTCGAGTGGACATGAAGATCAAATACGTTGAAACAGAACGCTACAAGCTTGAGAGAAAAGCCGGTAAGGCTTTATTCGGGCTGTATAGGAATCCATTCACCCATCATCCCTGCGTCAGAGCAGCCGTCGACTCCACTGCCAACACAAACATGGTCTACTGGGCAGATCGTCTCTTGGCGCTTAAGGAATCTGCGCTTCCTTATGAGATGCATCCTGATACTCTTGAGACTCTCTGCTATGATCCGTTTGGAGGCCAGGTCAAGGCAAAGGCATTCACAGCGCATCCAAAAATTGACCCGTTCTCCGATGAGCTCGTTGTCTATGGGTACGAGGCTAAGGGCCTGGCGACTAGAGATATAGTCATTTATTCATTGGACAAGAACGGGATTAAGCATGATGAGCAATGGATCGAGTCTCCCTGGTGCGCTCCAATCCACGACTGCGTCATCACACCCAATTTTATCGTCCTTATCCTTTGGCCCTTCGAAGCCAGTgtggagaggatgaaagcGGGCAAACAGCATTGGGCTTGGGACTACAGCCTTCCAGCTACTTTCATCGTGGTTCCCCGTCGGAAAACCTCCAAGattccagcttcttggaagcAAGGAGAGCACCGAGTCTACCACTGGAAGAACTGTATGAATATCCACGCAGGCAGCGCTTGGGAGGAAGACAACGGAAAACTGTATCTCGAGACATCTCGGGTTCACGACAATGCTTTTCCGTTCTTTCCGCCCGTGGACGGGAGAATGCCAGCTCCAGACGCCAAAGCTGACTTTGTTCGCTGGGAGATCGACCTCAATGCCCCAAGTGGGACGCAGATGGCAGATCCAGAGGTCATACTCGACGTGCCATCCGAATTTCCACGAATTGACGAGCGTTTTATGACTAAGAGAAATGAATACCTCTTCTTGAACGTATTCATCCCTGAGACCTCCCAAGGCGGAACAAACATCTTCCACGGACTCAATGGGCTAGCAATGCATAATCACAGCACTGGCGAAACAAAGTGGTTCTTTGCAGGCAAGGATTCTCTCGTCCAGGAACCAATTTTTATTCCTCGTACGGCTGATGCACCTGAGGGGGATGGATGGGTTATCGCTATGCTTGAGCGACGTGTTGCTAATAGGAGTGAACTTGTAGTTCTTGATACGAGGGAGTTTGAGAAGCCGGTTGCGTTTATACAGCTTCCGATGCATCTTAAGGCTCAGGTACATGGTAATTGGATTGACAGTAGGACACGGGCATCTACAGAGGCGATTGTGAGACAGATTGGTGAGGTCAAGGTCAGTGCAAGAGGAGCTTTGGAGCCCTTGGCATGA